Genomic DNA from Acidobacteriota bacterium:
TCCGAGACAGCTTGATGACCGGTGCCAAATACGGCATCTACGACCTTGAGTGGATCATAAAATCGATCGAGATCAACGAGGCCGAGGACCATCTTTATATCTCAGCTCCGGGCATTTATGCCGTCGAAGATTATCTGCAGGCGAGGTACTATATGTTTCGTCAGGTCTATTTTCACCGAACGCTTCGATCAGCTGAGGCCGTGCTCAAACTGCTGCTTAGACGTGCCCTTCAGCTGTTTCGTAACGGTGGAGATGTTTGGTACCGGCCCAATACGCCATTCGAAAATGTACTTCGCGGACAGAAATTAACTTTGACCGAACACCTCGCCCTCGATGATACTGACGTGCTCTTTTATATCAAGCAATGGCGCACATCGACGGACCAGATACTCGCCGACCTGTCCTCGCGGTTTCTCGACCGTCGGCTTTTCAAAGCATTCGATCTTGATATGCCGGCGGAGACAAGGCCGGCATTTATCGAAGGCGTCCGTCAAGTTGTCAAAGACCACGGCTTCGATCCCGATTATTACGTGATCGAGGACGAAGCGGGAAATTCGGATCATTATTTTTATACCAAGGACAAATCGGACGCCAAAGATCTGATATATGTCGAGCACGGTTTTGCTAAGCCGTCGATCCGCGAGATATCTGAGGTCAGCGCAGCCGTTCGAGGACTACAAGAGGGCTATTCGCTTCACCGTATTTGTTTTCCTTCCGAGCTAAAAAATGAGATCGGCCGGCTTTATCATAAAAACTAAGTTCTCGAGTGGAAAGGTAAAAGGTGCACATAATTGGAGCCCCATTCTTTTCATCAGCTTACTCTTGTGTATTTTCACCGTTTCGGTAGAAGCCCAGATCGTCGCTGTGCTGGAACCGAATGCTGAACCGGTCTCTGACCTTGTTCCCAAACTCAAAGGCGACCTTTCGGCTCATCTTGATACACTTGACCCATCGCTTGTCGAAGCGGCCTTCAAGGCTTCGAAGCATAGCGATCCATACAATATGACCTCCGAAGAGGCCAAGATCACTGGTTCGGCGATCGGGTGTGACTTCCTACTCCTTATAAAGACGGGAAACCTAAGGCGAACGTCATTTGAACGGCCCGAGTATTACGAATCGTTCGCTGCGATCTATGTCGTTAGTTCACGCACCGGACGACTCGCATATTGGACGATCCGAAACGCCGAGCAAAGAACTCAGGCAGAGGCCAATACCAAGCTGCTCGCTCTTATCCCGGCTATGGCCCTCGATCTTGCGGCAACGATCAAAGGAGCTCATAAGCTGGAGATCGTCGAACATCGCCCTTTGAACATAGCAGAGCCGCCGCTGCCCGGTACGCCGGATGCAAAAGGCTTTATTGCCCCGATCCCTTATCGACGCATCAAACCCGAATATTCAGAGACGGCCTATCTCTACAACGTCACCGCGACGGTCGAGATTCTCGTCGACCTCGATGCTGCCGGCTCTGTCACCCGAACCGAGATCGTCCGCTGGGCTGGGTTCGGGCTCGATGAATCGGTCCAAAAAGCGGTGCGAACGATGAACTGGCGACCCGCGGAACGTGACAAAAGGACTTTGCCAATGCGCGTTTTGCTTCGGTACAATTTCAAAAAGGCCGAAGCCAAACCGTGATCTATGCAAACTGTTCGGGCCACCGTCAAAACAATTCTCTTCACAGTATCGACGCTTGGGCTTTATTTCTTTTGGCTCATCACGCATTACTTTGTTCCAAACAAAATACATTGGCGTCAGTCGATCTTTTACTGGTGGACGCTCAGCTTTGCAAAAATATCGGCAATGCGGCTTGAGGTCATCGGCACCGCGCCAAAGCCGCCGTTTTTTCTGGTCTGCAATCACCTCAGCATTGTCGACATGTCAGCATTGCGAGTTGCTGCAATGGGAGTATTTGTCGCCAAGAGCGAGGTCAACGGTTGGCCGGTCGCAGGCCGGATCATACGCGATATGGGTACCATCTTTATCGACCGTCAAAATCGCCGCGACATTCCGCGTGCCGGCGAAGAGATCATAAAACGCCTCGACGACGGCGAAGGTGTGATCGTCTTTCCCGAAGGTACAAGCACCAAAGGCGAAACTGTGCTGCCCTTTAACTCGTCGTTTCTACAATTTGCCGCCGTCAAAAATATTCCGGTCTCGTATGCCTCGATAAGCTACCGGACGCCGCCCGGCGGAATGTCGGCAAATCAGGCTATTTGCTGGTGGGAGGACATCAGTTTTTTCGAGCATCTCTGGCGAATTTTCAAACAACCTGAGTACACCGCGACCGTTACATTCGGTGAAACTCCGATCCAGAACCAGGACCGCAAACTGCTCGCTGCCGAATTGCGTGACCGTGTGGCCGAGATGTTCGTTCCGGTCTTGTGATCCGGTACGTTTCGACATAAACTTTTTGTTAATTCCCTCCGTATTAACACGACTTTTCTTACAGGAGCAAACTATGCCTAAACACCTTTTCCGTTCAATGACGGTCTTCGTTATTTTGATGTCGATGTACTCGTCCACCCTTGCCCAGAGCACCGGGTTTGATACCGGCCGAATGGACCGTTCGGTGGATGCCTGCCAGGACTTTTTCGAATACGCCAATGGCACTTGGCTTAAGAATACTCAGATCCCTCCGACCGAATCCCGCTGGGGAACCTTCAATATTCTCGGCGATTCGAACAGCGCTTTGTTGAAAACGATCCTCGAAAAAGCGGTTACAGCAAAAGCAACGAAAGGCAGTGATCAGCAGATGATCGGTGACTATTACGCATCCTGCATGGACGAAGCGTCGATCGAAAAGGCGGGCCTCAAGCCGATCAAACCGTATCTCAAGGAGATCGAATCGCTGAAATCGTCAGCAGATATCGTCAAATTGATCGGGAAGATGCATAATGCTCCTCTTCCTGCCCTTTTCGGTTTCGGTGCCGGGCCCGATCTGAAAGATTCGAACGCCGTGATCATAAACGCCGGTCAAGGCGGACTGACCTTGCCGGGCAAAGATTACTACACCAAAGACGATGCCAAATCTGTAGAGACGCGTGGCAAATTCGTCGAATACATGACGAATATGTTCAAGCTGCTCGGAGATGCTCCAAATTCTGCAGCAGACCATGCCGCCAAGGTCATGGAGATGCAGACCCGTCTTGCCAAGGCATCACTTGCTCAGACCGAGATGCGAAATCCGGACACTCGCTACAACACGATCACAATGGCTGCGGCACAGGATCTGACTCCGAATCTCTCTTGGGCAACCTATATGGCGACACGCGGCGTGACTCCCGAAGCCACCATTAATCTCGCCCAACCTAATTTCTTTAAAGAAGTGAACGCGATGCTCACGTCCGTTCCCATCGAAGACTGGAAAGTATATTTCCGCTGGATGACGATAAACTCGACCGCTCCGGCCCTGCCCAAGGCATTCGCCGACGAAAACTTCAATTTCTTCGGCAAATATTTAGCCGGTCAAAAGGAACGCCAACCACGTTGGAAAACCTGCACTCAGGCCGTTGACGGTGCACTCGGAGAAGCACTCGGAATGGAGTACGCAAAGATCGCGTTCAAGCCGGAGGCGAAGGCAAGGATGAACGAACTCATCGACAACCTGATGGTCTCGATGAAAGAGCGTATCGACGGACTCAAATGGATGAGTGCCGAGACCAAAAAACAGGCTCATGCAAAGCTGTCGACGTTCAAACGAAAGATCGGCTATCCTGATGTCCTTCGCGGATATGCGGGTCTGACGATCGACCGCAAATCGTATGCGGGCAACATTCTGCGGTCGAATCAGTTTCAGATCGCGTAATTTCAAGGACCTCGGCAAACCGCGTGACAAGACGCGTATGGGCATGACACCGCCGACGGTCAACGCCTCGTACAACAGTGTCAACAATGACATCACTTTCCCGGCCGGTATCTTGCAGCCGCCGTTCTTTAATTTCAACGCTGACGACGCCATAAATTATGGTGCTATCGGCGGTGTCATCGGCCACGAGATCACGCACGGATTTGACGATTCGGGCAGCCGCTTCGACGCCGACGGCAACCTGAAGATGTGGTGGACCGACGCCGACCGTAAACAATTTGAAGAACGCGCCGATTGTGTCGTCAAACAGTTCAACGAGTACGAAGTGCAGCCTAACCTGTTTATCAACGGTAAACTGACACTCGGTGAGAACATCGGCGATTTTGCAGGGCTGACCGTTTCCTACTATGCGTTCAAGAAATCGATGGAAGGCAAACCTCGTCCGGCCAACATCGACGGCTTTACACCGGAACAGCGTTTCTTCCTCGGCTGGGCCCAGGTCTGGGCCGGCAAATACACGCCCGACGCTGAACGCCTGCAGGTCGCAACCAACTCTCATTCCCTGCCCCGCTGGCGCGTCAACGGCCCGATGTCCAACATGCCCGAATTTGCCGAAGCCTTCGCCTGCAAAGTGCCGGCCAAGATGATCCGCGAAAAGGTATGTGAGATCTGGTAGAGTATTTGAATACTAGGTAGCTCCTAACTCCAACAAAGGCCGTGAGCAATCGTGCTCACGGCCTTTTGTTCAGAGATCCAGGGTCGCACAGATCGCAGGCGATACCCAAGTCTTCATTGCGCCTCTCTGATCTTTCGAGCACAAATTTAGGGCCGGTTTCATTTCAACAGGACCATGAGGACGTAATAGTTGAGAGCTACGGAGGCATGTAAGGTAAATTTTACTGGTTGCCGTATATCACAGAAACAACGTTTCGGCTCGGGCCTTGTTGCCGGTTTGACGACGTCAGCGCGACTCACAATTGCCCGAAAATTGTTTGGAAGACCGTCATCGTCCGGATCTGTCTTTTCAAATTGATCGAACTCGTCGGGCTCATAGGCGTTTTGTCGCGGTGGCCCGTAAATTCAATGCCTCGGCGACGACGTGATCGCGGTAATATCCTTGTTCGAAATGGTCGTTCTTGTCGAGATCATCGAAAACACATTTTTCGACCTCGATCACCATTTTTCACAAACAGCCGAATTTCAGGTGTCGAAATGTGCCTAACAAGCCGCCGGGTTCGACACCCATTCCGACACCCTAAACGACACCCTTTCGTTCTCTTCGCAGCACGCCCCGAAGCTGCAAAATGAGCTTTGTCGTGCTCTGAAACACAATAAAACAGGCTATTTCAACTCAAATTGTAGTACGTACCACAATTTAAACCACGTTTATCCAAAGTCCGTTTCCGACACTCTAAAATACGTTTTTCAAAATGCGCAAAAACGACGGTTTTCACACCTCGCGGTAATGCGATCCGCAGTGTATTTCACCCGGCCGCATTTCTCATAAGATCGATCGAATTTCCATTTGAACCGTAACCGTCCCGTCCCGGTCGACCCCGACGATCGCACTGACATATCGTTCGTGCCTTAGCCTCTCGCCTGACCTCGAACTTTCCGAATTCGGCGGTTGTTTACGGCGAACCGGAGGAAGTAAGAAAAAAGGCCGTGAGTCGTAATGCTCGCGGCCGTCTCGAAAGGCCTTTTCGACTGTATACAAAAAGTCTTTGGTTCACAACTGATTCCGGGTATAATAGTCACATTTCACAGAACAAGCTTTAAGAACTTCGCTGGCCTTAACGACTTTTCGTTAACTGATAGCTTTAGGCATTTATTCTCCGAGACCAAAACGATCATGAACAAAACTAATTCCCTTTCCGGCTCGATCACTATATTCGTCGTGATGTTGATAATAATGATCAGCTACGCGGACACGAGTGCTCAATACCTCGAGACGTTTTCTCCTCCGAACAAAGGCCGGCAGATCAATTTCATCGACGACTTTACGGGGATGAATTGGTCGATCAGCCCTTGGGCCACTGCGGGCGGCGAACGCGACGCGGCGGATTTTTTCAACACGACCGCCGCGGGCCGACTCGAATGTATCGATCTCGATGAGCAGATATTTTGGCAAAGCCCGGTGCTCAACATAGCCGGGGCCGGTGCGGTGACCCTTTCGACCGATCTTACCTGGGTCGGATTTGACACGGATGTGATGGCTAATACTCTGCTGACTGACTGGATAAAGGTCATGTACAAAGTGAATGGCGGCACATATCAACTTGCCCCAAATGTTCACGGCGGCAACCCTTTGGCGACAGTTTCATATCCCTTTCAGAATCCCGGCACATCCTTTGACGGTGCAGCCACCTCGACCGTCCCCGGCATAACGGGAAACACACTCCAGATACGCGTTATAGTCTTTACAAATGCTAACGCGGAGCTTGTTACGATCGACAATGTCCGTGTGCCGCAGGTCGGTGTGTTTGTCCAAAGCCCCTCAGCGGCCCCGGCTTCGATATCCGGGCGAGTGACGACAGCAGACGGTCGCGGGACCGGTGGTGCTACTGTTACGGTGTCGGGTGGCGGGCTCGGACAGCCGCAGATTGCGAGGACCAGTTCGTTTGGGTACTACTCGATCGAAGGTCTTAGTGCAGGCGAGACGTATGTTGTTTCGGTGGGTTCAAAGCGATTCTCATTTGCTGTTCCGAGCCGCGTCGTCAGCCTGACGGACAGCGTATCGGACATCGATTTTGTTGCCGACCCACTTTGATCGGTGGTTGTTTGTAAAGTCATAAAGGCCGCGAGCGTGATGCTCGCGGCCTTTATGTTAATTGACGTTGAGCGGACAGACATGTCCGCATTCCGATTAGAGTTCATCGTCCGGAAGTTCGATCTTCATGGCTTCGTCGATGTCAAAGATCTCGTCATTTTCGAGCTCCTGGTTCTCGTCCACATCGAGATCGATGTCGTCATCAAAACCGTCTGCCTCGATTCCGGGAACGTCCATCGGGATCGGGAGTTCGAGGCCGCCGCGGATGTCGGTCAACTCGTCGAACTCGTCCTCCTGCTTACGATTCTCGGTCGGATCGTACGCGACCTTGACGTTGCGGTAGTATTTCATACCTGTACCGGCCGGAATGAGGCGTCCCATGATGACGTTTTCCTTGAGCCCGCGAAGGTAATCTATACGGCCCGAGATCGCAGCTTCGGTAAGCACACGAGTCGTTTCCTGGAAGCTGGCAGCCGAGATGAACGAATCGGTCGAAAGCGATGCTTTCGTGATTCCGAGCAAGAGCGGTTCGCCGACCGATGTCTGGCCGCCTTCGTCCGCGACACGGCGGTTTTCGTCTTCGTAACGGAAGCGATCGACCTGCTCTTCCATAAGGAATTCGGTATCGCCGACCTCTTTGATCTTGACCCAACGCAGCATCTGACGAACGATCACCTCAATGTGTTTATCATTGATGTTAACGCCCTGCAGACGGTAGACTTCCTGAATCTCGTTCACTACGTAATTCTGCAACGCCCCCGTTCCGAGAACACGCAAAATGTCGTGCGGGTTGAGCGGGCCGTCCATAAGCGGTTCGCCGGCACGGACGTGATCGCCTTCCTGCACGTTGATGTGCGTACCACGCGGAATGTCGTATTCGCGTTCGCTGCCGTCGTCTCCGGTCACGATCAGCTTACGTTTACCCTTTGAGATCGGGCCAAATTTAACGGTACCGTTGATCTCGGACATGATGGCCGTTTCGCCCGGACGCCGTGCTTCGAAAAGCTCGACGACACGCGGCAGACCGCCCACGATGTCTTTGGTCTTGGTCGTTTCACGCGGGATCTTGGCGATGATGTCGCCGGCCATCACTTCATCGCCGTCCTCGACGTGAAGGTTGGCACTGATCGGCATCTGATAGGTCTTGAGCACCTTGTTGCCGCTGCGGATCTCGAGACGCGGCTGATTTTTCTCATCCGAATCTTTGACCACGAGACGTTTCTGGCCCGTGACCTTGTCGATCTCTTCTTCGACCGTTTTGCCTTCCTTCAGATCCTGGTACTTGATCGTACCCGAAACCTCGGAAAGAATAGCGAAGGTGAATGGATCCCACGTGACGATGATGTCGTCTTCCTTGACCTTTTGGCCGTCCTTAACGTGGATCTGGGCACCGTAAACGATCGTGTAACGAGCTACCTCGCGGCCGCGGTCGTCCAACAGGGCGATCTCTGACTGGCGTCGAAGCGACACGAATTCACCGGCACGGTTCTTAATGACCTTGGTATCGCCGAGGTATTTGACCGTTCCGTCCATCGCGGCGGCGTGCTTGGTCTCTTGTTCGAGACGAGCCGTACCACCGACGTGGAATGTTCTCATCGTCAACTGCGTTCCCGGTTCGCCGATCGATTGTGCTGCGATAACGCCGACAGCCTCGCCGATCTCGACCGTGTTGCCGGTCGCAAGGTTGCGGCCGTAACATTTTACGCAGATACCGCGACGCGATTCGCACGTCAGGGCAGAACGAATTCGGACCTTCTGCAATCCCGAAAGCTGAACGGCCGAGCCGAGGTCCTCGTCGATCTCGGTGTTTGCCGCTACGATGACGTTGCCATCGACCGGATCGATGATGTCATCGAGCGATGTACAGCCAACAATACGGTCACGAAGGCTCTCGACCTCTTCACCGTTGCGGATGATAGCCTCAGAGTAAACACCGCGGAGCGTGCCGCAATCCTGTTCGGATACGATCACGTCCTGAGCAACGTCGACAAGTCGGCGTGTGAGGTAACCCGAGTCGGCCGTCTTAAGTGCCGTATCGGCGAGACCCTTACGGGCACCGTGCGTAGAAATAAAGTACTGAAGAACGTCGAGTCCTTCGCGGAAATTCGCAAGGATCGGGTTTTCGATGATCTCGCCTGACGGCTTGGCCATCAGGCCGCGCATACCGGCGAGCTGGCGGATCTGAGCTTCAGAACCACGAGCACCCGAGTCGGCCATGACGAGGATCGGATTCAATTCCTTGCGTTCGTTCTCGCGATCGTGCATCGCCTTGAACATTTCCTTCGCAACGCGATCTGTCACGTCGGACCAAATGGCCGTCACCTTATTGGTACGTTCCATATCGGTCATTGTGGCGTCTTCGTATTGTTTGCGAAGTTTATCTACCTCTTTAAGGGCTTCGGCGATGATCGCTTTCTTGTTGGTCGGCGTGACCATGTCATCAATACCGATCGAAACACCGGCCTTCGTCGCGTACAGGAAACCCATCGCTTTCAGATCGTCGAGCAATGCGACCGTCTGCGTGTGGCCGAGTTTAAGGTGGCAAAAAGTAACTAGGCTCTGCAAGCCTTTCTTCTTGAGAACACCATTGATATATGGCAATCCGTCGCGGGTGAGGCGTTCGTTGAGGATCGCACGGCCGGCGGTCGTTTCCATGATAACGTCAACACCTTCGCGAACGTTGGCACGCATTACGTCCTGATTTGAATGTTCGGCCGAGAGATCGATCAGATCTCCGCGCCAACGCAGACGGATCTTGGTCTGTGTTTCGATGACGCCG
This window encodes:
- a CDS encoding carboxypeptidase regulatory-like domain-containing protein; the encoded protein is MNKTNSLSGSITIFVVMLIIMISYADTSAQYLETFSPPNKGRQINFIDDFTGMNWSISPWATAGGERDAADFFNTTAAGRLECIDLDEQIFWQSPVLNIAGAGAVTLSTDLTWVGFDTDVMANTLLTDWIKVMYKVNGGTYQLAPNVHGGNPLATVSYPFQNPGTSFDGAATSTVPGITGNTLQIRVIVFTNANAELVTIDNVRVPQVGVFVQSPSAAPASISGRVTTADGRGTGGATVTVSGGGLGQPQIARTSSFGYYSIEGLSAGETYVVSVGSKRFSFAVPSRVVSLTDSVSDIDFVADPL
- a CDS encoding HD domain-containing protein, with protein sequence MSKHGRERIYRDSVHNIIRVGNGSTDGQLLVSLIDTPEFQRLRRVRQLGLAYFAYQSAEHSRFTHSLGALHLATRSLDRLRLKYSISGEEYSAVRIAALLHDVGHGPYSHVVESILGFHHEQFSIDSILSTETAIGRLLYDHSPDLAADVASIIRGDFRRRALAQLVSSQLDVDRMDYLLRDSLMTGAKYGIYDLEWIIKSIEINEAEDHLYISAPGIYAVEDYLQARYYMFRQVYFHRTLRSAEAVLKLLLRRALQLFRNGGDVWYRPNTPFENVLRGQKLTLTEHLALDDTDVLFYIKQWRTSTDQILADLSSRFLDRRLFKAFDLDMPAETRPAFIEGVRQVVKDHGFDPDYYVIEDEAGNSDHYFYTKDKSDAKDLIYVEHGFAKPSIREISEVSAAVRGLQEGYSLHRICFPSELKNEIGRLYHKN
- a CDS encoding M13 family metallopeptidase, encoding MRATFCGRISFRSRNFKDLGKPRDKTRMGMTPPTVNASYNSVNNDITFPAGILQPPFFNFNADDAINYGAIGGVIGHEITHGFDDSGSRFDADGNLKMWWTDADRKQFEERADCVVKQFNEYEVQPNLFINGKLTLGENIGDFAGLTVSYYAFKKSMEGKPRPANIDGFTPEQRFFLGWAQVWAGKYTPDAERLQVATNSHSLPRWRVNGPMSNMPEFAEAFACKVPAKMIREKVCEIW
- a CDS encoding 1-acyl-sn-glycerol-3-phosphate acyltransferase, which produces MQTVRATVKTILFTVSTLGLYFFWLITHYFVPNKIHWRQSIFYWWTLSFAKISAMRLEVIGTAPKPPFFLVCNHLSIVDMSALRVAAMGVFVAKSEVNGWPVAGRIIRDMGTIFIDRQNRRDIPRAGEEIIKRLDDGEGVIVFPEGTSTKGETVLPFNSSFLQFAAVKNIPVSYASISYRTPPGGMSANQAICWWEDISFFEHLWRIFKQPEYTATVTFGETPIQNQDRKLLAAELRDRVAEMFVPVL
- a CDS encoding energy transducer TonB; protein product: MRSAGFIIKTKFSSGKVKGAHNWSPILFISLLLCIFTVSVEAQIVAVLEPNAEPVSDLVPKLKGDLSAHLDTLDPSLVEAAFKASKHSDPYNMTSEEAKITGSAIGCDFLLLIKTGNLRRTSFERPEYYESFAAIYVVSSRTGRLAYWTIRNAEQRTQAEANTKLLALIPAMALDLAATIKGAHKLEIVEHRPLNIAEPPLPGTPDAKGFIAPIPYRRIKPEYSETAYLYNVTATVEILVDLDAAGSVTRTEIVRWAGFGLDESVQKAVRTMNWRPAERDKRTLPMRVLLRYNFKKAEAKP